Proteins from one Gimesia maris genomic window:
- a CDS encoding PVC-type heme-binding CxxCH protein — protein MLLSVTAVFQSACSNRDRIQKLSVLILSIVFFLSCSLKAAEKTVETGNRLVYLDQDDPYYVSQHFPKLTTPQWYGDPSVKAVCVLAIDDMRDVQKYETYLRPILERLKEINGSAGVSIMTCRVKPEDPHLQKWIQEGVSIEVHTYDHPCPLLKDRDFEKAKGTVDRCVDLLNEIPHSQPVAYRMPCCDSLNTVSPRFFTEIFNSQSSKGNFLQIDTSVFHVFTNKDPELPKEYVVDPDGQGRIEKYVPVDRGFVNTIFNYPYPYPISRLCWEFSCVTPSDWSAQHRQKPMNPLTVRDWTAVLDATVVKQGTFNLVFHPHGWISNEQVIKLIDHATVKHGAAVQFLSFREVLQRMNRHLLAGQPLRNQQGADNGVRLLDLNSDGFMDVVIGNQSVQKTRIWNPAHNSWVDSEFPTQLVTKPAADGTQSIRSRFGILNHQVVLFTLTADESNAWRFDGKNWIEDDALLAGLPAREQSLFILKQGIDQGVRLRDLNHDGQCELIVSNPDQQSVFTWSEKNSKWQRLAWSLPQETVLVDAKGQDAGLRFVDINEDGYEDALFSNESCYSLHLFKSIDEGWKQLFNKQRKDADEVPAISRNGTNNGAWFHSKHLWVQNEDTAKLKHLVAGKSFEELMELQGPQPKSPSAALKTIQVKPGFHVELVAAEPLVQDPVAFDWGPDGKLWVTEMADYPLGVDETGKFAGRVRYLEDTDGDGQYDKSTLFLEGLGYPTGVMAWRKGAIVTTAPEVFYAEDTDGDGKADLRESLYTGFGEGNQQHRVNGLRWGLDNWIYLANGDSGGDLLSVKTGEKLTFGRRDLRIRPDSGLMDPQSGQTQFGRERDDWGNWFGSTNSNPAFHYALTDHYLRRNKSLIAPNAKVQVSVRPGAATIFPVSRTQVRFNDFNKVNRITSACGLCFYRDELLGPEFVGNSFICEPVHNLVHREIVSAKGTTFTSQRAESEQDSEFMASTDNWFRPTMARTGPDGTLWVADMYRHVIEHPQWIPQEMQEKLDLRAGKEQGRIYRIVKDDTPLRSVPRLDQLTDSELVQVLESPNGTQRDMAHQWIVSQKRHSTVPDLKRMVSDGNAATARMHALCVLEGLGKVTTKEVLSALADPHPGVRRHAIRISEAFVDDSPEIGAKFLGMVNDSDPQVQMQLAYSLGEWNSPEAGVALAQLVLQHDRDAYLRTAILSSTGSHLKTFTTALFKDLKGKEPPAESFNALVAMAVAEHDQATLQQIYHVVGKQTAGKTFEPWQFQAVSALLQSLGRRNQSLTQFYQKSNQQLREVLDQLKPLFAEARIIAADETVSEDQRRDVLVLLGRGFAHRDEDFELLAGLLSPRNSRELQSAAVAALTQFGNQKTPAILLERWKSFGPGLRAEVLNALLSRSAWSQSVLTALEQKTILPAEIDASSRQHLLSSKDKNIRQQAEQLLASSLNSDRMKVVEEYSKVLELKGNVESGHQIFIKRCSVCHQLNQEGKPIGPDLSALTDKSHQALVTAILDPNRAIENKYVSYLAVTVNGLAFNGLLAAESGESITLVQNDGKTKTLLRNDLEELLSTGKSLMPEGLEKDMTPQDLADVITYLNATELPRKTFSGNEPAVVEAEALRGDYFLTPQLAEIYGQTLKFENKYKNLGYWQSENDRAVWTMDVPKSGKYDVYLEYACPQGVAGNLMQLEVAGQRLIWSIASTGSWDVYQSRKIGTISVPSGQTRLTVRSDGKINKALLDLKTVRLRVASQ, from the coding sequence ATGCTTTTGTCAGTCACAGCTGTTTTTCAATCCGCGTGTTCAAACCGGGATCGAATCCAGAAACTTTCCGTTCTGATATTGAGTATTGTGTTTTTTCTGTCCTGCTCGCTGAAGGCAGCGGAGAAAACCGTCGAAACCGGTAATCGCCTGGTCTACCTGGATCAGGATGATCCCTATTATGTGTCGCAGCATTTTCCCAAGCTGACAACGCCGCAGTGGTATGGAGATCCTTCCGTCAAAGCGGTCTGTGTGCTTGCCATCGATGACATGCGTGATGTTCAGAAGTACGAAACTTACCTGCGACCCATTCTGGAGCGACTCAAAGAAATCAACGGGAGCGCGGGCGTCAGTATCATGACCTGCCGCGTAAAGCCGGAAGACCCTCATCTGCAGAAGTGGATTCAAGAGGGGGTCAGCATTGAGGTACACACTTATGATCATCCCTGTCCACTTTTGAAAGATCGTGATTTTGAAAAAGCCAAAGGGACCGTTGATCGCTGTGTTGATCTGTTGAACGAGATCCCTCACAGTCAGCCCGTTGCTTATCGCATGCCCTGTTGTGATTCCCTGAATACCGTCAGTCCCCGTTTTTTTACCGAGATCTTCAACAGTCAGTCCTCGAAAGGTAACTTTCTGCAGATCGATACTTCGGTATTTCATGTATTCACGAACAAGGATCCGGAATTGCCAAAAGAGTATGTTGTCGATCCGGATGGTCAGGGGCGCATTGAAAAGTATGTTCCCGTCGATCGGGGGTTTGTAAATACCATCTTTAATTATCCTTATCCGTACCCGATTTCACGGCTGTGCTGGGAATTTTCCTGTGTGACGCCCAGTGACTGGTCAGCCCAGCATCGCCAGAAACCGATGAACCCGCTGACGGTTCGTGACTGGACCGCCGTGCTGGATGCGACTGTTGTCAAACAGGGGACGTTCAATCTGGTCTTTCATCCACATGGCTGGATCAGTAATGAGCAGGTCATCAAGTTGATTGATCATGCGACAGTGAAACATGGAGCCGCGGTGCAGTTTCTCTCGTTTCGTGAAGTGCTGCAGCGTATGAACCGGCACCTGCTGGCCGGTCAGCCTCTGCGAAATCAGCAGGGGGCTGACAATGGAGTGCGACTGCTGGACTTGAACAGTGACGGTTTCATGGATGTCGTCATCGGCAATCAGAGTGTGCAGAAAACTCGAATCTGGAATCCGGCTCATAATAGCTGGGTCGACAGTGAATTCCCGACTCAACTGGTTACTAAGCCTGCTGCCGACGGCACTCAATCCATTCGCAGCCGCTTTGGGATCTTGAATCATCAGGTGGTGTTGTTCACGCTGACCGCTGATGAATCTAATGCCTGGCGTTTTGACGGTAAAAACTGGATTGAAGATGATGCACTTTTGGCAGGCTTGCCTGCGAGAGAACAGTCGCTGTTCATTCTCAAGCAAGGCATCGACCAGGGAGTCCGCCTGCGTGATTTGAATCATGATGGGCAGTGCGAGTTAATCGTTTCTAATCCAGATCAGCAGTCTGTGTTTACGTGGTCTGAGAAGAATTCAAAATGGCAGCGACTTGCCTGGTCGCTGCCCCAGGAGACAGTGCTTGTCGATGCCAAAGGTCAGGATGCGGGGCTGCGGTTTGTGGATATTAATGAAGATGGCTACGAGGATGCGCTCTTTTCCAATGAGAGTTGCTATTCGCTGCATCTGTTTAAATCAATTGATGAGGGCTGGAAGCAACTGTTTAATAAGCAGCGAAAAGATGCAGATGAGGTTCCCGCCATATCCCGGAACGGAACGAATAATGGTGCCTGGTTTCACTCGAAACATCTCTGGGTTCAAAATGAAGATACAGCCAAACTGAAACATCTTGTCGCCGGCAAGTCGTTTGAAGAATTGATGGAGTTACAGGGACCTCAACCCAAGTCGCCTTCCGCAGCGCTGAAAACCATTCAAGTCAAACCCGGATTCCATGTAGAGCTGGTTGCTGCTGAGCCCCTGGTGCAGGATCCCGTCGCTTTCGACTGGGGACCGGATGGAAAACTCTGGGTAACAGAAATGGCTGACTATCCACTGGGAGTGGATGAAACCGGAAAATTTGCCGGGCGTGTTCGCTACCTGGAAGATACAGACGGTGACGGCCAGTATGATAAATCGACGCTCTTTTTAGAGGGACTGGGATATCCTACGGGTGTCATGGCCTGGCGTAAGGGCGCGATTGTGACGACGGCTCCTGAAGTATTTTATGCAGAAGATACAGACGGAGACGGCAAAGCCGATCTGCGCGAATCGCTGTATACCGGCTTTGGTGAAGGGAACCAGCAGCATCGCGTCAATGGTCTGCGCTGGGGGCTGGACAACTGGATCTATCTGGCCAACGGCGATTCCGGCGGCGATCTGCTCTCGGTTAAAACGGGGGAGAAGCTGACGTTTGGACGTCGTGATTTACGCATCAGGCCGGATTCCGGATTGATGGACCCGCAGTCCGGGCAGACACAGTTCGGCCGAGAACGCGATGACTGGGGCAACTGGTTTGGCAGCACTAACAGTAATCCTGCGTTTCATTATGCACTGACGGATCACTATCTCCGCCGTAATAAAAGTCTGATTGCGCCGAATGCGAAAGTCCAGGTTTCGGTCCGACCAGGTGCCGCCACGATTTTTCCCGTCAGCCGAACACAGGTGCGCTTTAACGATTTCAATAAAGTGAATCGCATTACATCGGCCTGTGGTCTCTGTTTTTATCGGGATGAATTGCTGGGGCCTGAATTCGTCGGTAACTCGTTTATCTGTGAACCGGTGCATAATCTGGTACATCGTGAAATCGTTTCAGCTAAAGGAACCACTTTCACCAGCCAACGGGCAGAGAGCGAACAGGATTCGGAGTTCATGGCTTCGACGGATAACTGGTTTCGCCCCACGATGGCGCGCACCGGACCTGATGGGACGCTCTGGGTGGCAGACATGTACCGTCATGTGATTGAACACCCGCAGTGGATTCCGCAGGAAATGCAGGAAAAACTGGATCTGCGCGCCGGGAAGGAACAGGGGAGAATCTATCGGATTGTAAAAGATGATACGCCGTTGCGTTCTGTCCCCCGGCTCGATCAACTGACGGATTCAGAGCTGGTACAGGTGCTGGAAAGTCCAAACGGGACACAGCGTGATATGGCTCATCAATGGATCGTGAGTCAGAAACGGCATTCGACGGTACCGGATTTGAAGAGGATGGTATCAGACGGCAATGCTGCGACGGCCCGTATGCATGCATTGTGTGTGCTGGAAGGATTGGGAAAAGTCACCACGAAAGAGGTACTCTCAGCTTTGGCAGATCCGCATCCAGGTGTACGCCGCCATGCGATTCGGATTAGTGAAGCATTTGTAGACGATTCCCCGGAAATCGGGGCGAAGTTTCTGGGTATGGTCAACGACTCTGATCCTCAGGTACAAATGCAGCTTGCCTATTCACTGGGGGAGTGGAACTCGCCGGAAGCAGGTGTTGCTCTGGCACAACTGGTTTTGCAACACGACCGGGATGCTTACCTGCGTACTGCGATCCTGAGTTCAACAGGTTCCCACTTAAAAACTTTCACAACGGCACTTTTCAAGGATCTGAAGGGCAAAGAGCCTCCCGCTGAGAGTTTTAATGCTCTGGTGGCGATGGCAGTCGCTGAGCATGATCAGGCGACGTTGCAGCAGATTTATCATGTGGTCGGGAAACAAACAGCCGGGAAAACATTTGAGCCGTGGCAGTTTCAGGCTGTCTCCGCCCTGCTGCAATCGCTGGGGCGTCGGAATCAGTCTCTTACACAGTTTTATCAGAAATCCAATCAACAATTACGGGAAGTACTGGATCAACTGAAACCTCTGTTTGCTGAGGCGCGAATCATTGCTGCTGATGAAACAGTTTCAGAGGATCAGCGTCGTGATGTTCTTGTATTACTCGGTCGCGGTTTCGCACACCGCGACGAGGATTTCGAACTGCTGGCGGGCCTGCTTTCTCCTCGGAATTCGCGTGAACTTCAGAGCGCTGCTGTTGCGGCGTTGACACAATTCGGAAATCAAAAAACACCCGCAATATTACTTGAACGCTGGAAAAGTTTTGGGCCCGGCTTACGTGCTGAAGTATTGAACGCTCTGCTGAGTCGCAGTGCCTGGAGTCAGTCCGTCTTAACGGCTCTGGAACAGAAAACCATTCTTCCCGCCGAGATCGATGCTTCCAGTCGCCAGCACCTGTTGAGCAGTAAAGACAAGAATATTCGCCAGCAGGCAGAACAACTGCTGGCTTCATCCCTGAATTCCGATCGAATGAAAGTTGTTGAAGAGTATTCCAAGGTCCTGGAGCTCAAAGGAAATGTAGAGTCGGGACATCAGATTTTTATCAAACGCTGTTCTGTCTGCCATCAGCTGAATCAGGAAGGAAAGCCCATCGGCCCGGATTTGTCAGCGTTGACTGATAAGTCTCATCAAGCATTAGTGACAGCGATTCTGGATCCCAACCGGGCGATTGAGAATAAATATGTGAGCTATCTGGCAGTCACCGTCAACGGGCTGGCGTTTAATGGACTGCTTGCTGCCGAGAGTGGGGAGAGTATTACATTAGTTCAAAATGATGGCAAAACGAAAACTCTGTTGCGCAACGATCTGGAAGAACTGCTCAGTACCGGTAAATCACTGATGCCGGAAGGGTTAGAAAAAGATATGACTCCCCAGGATCTGGCGGATGTAATTACTTATCTGAACGCAACGGAATTACCACGCAAAACATTTAGCGGCAACGAACCGGCTGTCGTGGAGGCGGAAGCACTCCGGGGAGATTACTTTTTGACTCCCCAACTCGCAGAGATTTATGGTCAAACACTGAAGTTTGAAAATAAATATAAGAATCTGGGGTACTGGCAGAGTGAAAATGACCGGGCCGTCTGGACAATGGACGTTCCAAAATCCGGCAAATATGATGTCTATCTGGAATATGCCTGTCCACAGGGGGTTGCCGGTAATCTGATGCAGCTGGAAGTCGCCGGTCAGCGACTGATCTGGTCAATAGCTTCTACGGGAAGCTGGGACGTTTATCAGAGTCGCAAAATAGGTACGATTTCTGTTCCCAGTGGCCAGACGCGACTGACGGTCCGCAGCGATGGCAAAATCAACAAAGCACTTCTGGATCTCAAAACGGTCCGTCTTCGGGTTGCCAGTCAATAA
- a CDS encoding ABC transporter substrate-binding protein, with protein MSDKGYQDPVDGEETVDEFPPVDPAQEETVDEIPPININEIDKTMIGGDSITGKSAPHLEGPSAEKAAAWIGKKLGKYTISGLLGQGGMGVVYKAHDSMIERDVAIKLLPAELASDKMMLDRFLAEAKAAGRLTHPHVVSIHEINQEGDVHYIVMELMTGGSTDDHLESIGPYSPLEASRIIADACEGLMVAHASGLVHRDIKPGNLLQSAHGTIKVADFGLAKRIIQQSMQLTQDGQLIGTPYFMSPEQCESKPVDMRSDIYSLGATYYTLLTGDHPYEDAGSIVQIMYAHCHADILDPREVNSSIPDKCAAIVSKSMAKKPEDRYQSAKEMLQDLKAITASVEKYDDTKILSQEELEGSPVTAPASTTAPWRSTVFNTVIFLVTFLLLTLVPYYYWNYSHPQKVTESSTPIQQAGPAAQGITKDKIILATSTAMTGANKELGTNMVMGMQACFKSINEAGGIGGRQIELVVKDDGYEPDQALDNMHTLFEKDKVFAVIGNVGTPTAQATVPYANENQYLFFAPFTGAQSLRRDPPDRYVFNLRASYADETAAMVNYFVEKKNIAPEKIAVFAQNDSFGDDGFAGVAKALEKYKIQPENIFRVGYERNTTQIADAVKQIEQNQDRIEALIMVATYKPAALMVQKLKDNNLNIRTAAVSFVGSELLAQQFKEMGPQYAEGVIVTQVVPYYLSSATGVLRYRNAMKKFYPLSKPGFVSLEGYIAAECLVEGLKGLEKSGKPMTTENLINALEQIQGLDLGIGPIINFGPSRHQASNRVWGTVLDNKAQYKELDM; from the coding sequence GTGTCGGACAAAGGTTATCAAGATCCCGTAGATGGTGAAGAAACTGTCGATGAATTTCCCCCCGTCGATCCTGCGCAGGAAGAAACGGTCGATGAAATTCCGCCAATCAACATCAACGAAATTGACAAAACCATGATAGGTGGTGACAGCATCACTGGAAAGTCAGCGCCTCATCTGGAAGGGCCTTCTGCTGAGAAGGCTGCCGCGTGGATTGGTAAAAAGCTGGGCAAATATACGATTTCCGGTCTCCTGGGACAGGGGGGGATGGGGGTTGTTTACAAGGCGCACGATTCAATGATCGAGCGTGACGTTGCCATTAAACTCCTGCCTGCCGAACTGGCTTCAGACAAGATGATGCTGGATCGGTTTCTTGCAGAAGCCAAAGCCGCCGGTCGCTTAACCCATCCCCATGTGGTTTCGATTCACGAAATCAACCAGGAAGGGGACGTCCATTACATCGTAATGGAACTGATGACGGGCGGCAGTACGGATGACCATCTGGAGTCGATCGGTCCTTATTCTCCTCTGGAAGCATCGCGCATTATCGCAGATGCCTGTGAGGGTTTAATGGTGGCTCATGCCTCCGGTCTGGTCCACCGTGATATTAAGCCGGGAAATCTGCTGCAGTCGGCCCATGGCACGATTAAAGTTGCTGATTTTGGTCTGGCGAAACGAATCATCCAGCAATCGATGCAGCTTACACAGGATGGTCAGCTGATTGGGACTCCTTACTTCATGAGTCCCGAACAGTGCGAGTCGAAACCGGTCGACATGCGTAGCGATATTTATTCTCTGGGAGCAACCTATTACACCCTGCTGACAGGAGATCATCCCTATGAAGATGCTGGCAGCATTGTGCAGATCATGTATGCCCATTGCCATGCGGACATTCTTGACCCCCGCGAGGTGAATTCCAGCATCCCTGATAAATGTGCTGCCATCGTCAGTAAGTCGATGGCCAAAAAGCCGGAAGACCGTTATCAGTCTGCCAAAGAAATGCTGCAGGACCTGAAGGCAATCACAGCCAGTGTAGAAAAATATGATGATACAAAGATTCTGAGCCAGGAAGAGCTGGAAGGATCTCCTGTTACAGCTCCTGCTTCGACAACTGCTCCGTGGCGCAGTACGGTATTTAATACCGTTATTTTTCTGGTGACTTTTCTGTTGTTGACGCTGGTTCCTTACTATTACTGGAATTACAGCCATCCTCAAAAAGTGACTGAATCGTCGACACCGATCCAGCAGGCGGGACCCGCCGCCCAGGGAATCACCAAAGATAAAATCATTCTGGCGACTTCAACTGCCATGACCGGTGCCAATAAGGAACTGGGAACCAATATGGTTATGGGGATGCAGGCCTGTTTTAAATCGATCAACGAAGCGGGTGGTATCGGTGGTCGCCAGATTGAACTGGTTGTGAAAGATGACGGATATGAACCAGACCAGGCGCTGGATAATATGCACACGCTGTTTGAAAAGGATAAGGTGTTTGCGGTGATCGGGAATGTAGGAACTCCGACAGCACAGGCTACAGTTCCTTATGCTAATGAAAACCAGTATCTGTTTTTTGCTCCTTTCACCGGGGCTCAAAGCCTGCGACGTGATCCTCCCGACCGCTATGTATTCAATCTTCGCGCCAGCTATGCAGATGAAACAGCGGCAATGGTGAACTATTTTGTGGAAAAGAAAAACATTGCCCCGGAAAAAATTGCGGTGTTCGCGCAAAATGATTCCTTCGGCGATGATGGCTTTGCAGGTGTGGCGAAAGCTCTGGAAAAATACAAAATCCAACCGGAAAATATATTCAGAGTTGGCTATGAGCGTAATACCACGCAAATTGCAGATGCTGTCAAACAGATTGAACAGAATCAGGATCGCATCGAAGCCTTGATCATGGTCGCAACTTATAAACCGGCGGCGTTAATGGTCCAGAAGCTCAAAGATAATAATCTGAATATTCGTACTGCCGCTGTTTCCTTCGTGGGGAGTGAACTGCTGGCTCAACAGTTTAAAGAAATGGGGCCGCAGTACGCGGAAGGGGTGATTGTGACTCAGGTTGTCCCCTACTATCTTTCGAGTGCCACCGGCGTATTACGATATCGAAATGCCATGAAAAAGTTCTATCCCCTCTCCAAGCCGGGTTTTGTTTCACTGGAAGGGTACATTGCGGCTGAATGTCTGGTAGAAGGCTTGAAAGGCCTGGAAAAATCCGGCAAACCCATGACTACAGAAAATCTGATCAACGCCCTGGAACAGATACAAGGATTGGACCTGGGAATCGGTCCGATCATTAACTTCGGTCCCTCACGACATCAGGCTTCCAATCGAGTCTGGGGAACGGTCCTGGATAATAAGGCTCAATACAAGGAACTCGACATGTAG
- a CDS encoding GntR family transcriptional regulator, which translates to MSQIESAANQSQDIVEQLRMEIITGRFEEGMPLREVSLAERFQVSRAPIREALKQLAHEGMVESKPNCGMRVAPASSESMQELVIPLRQTVESFALKSIFSDLSEEDFHEWEELLIEMRAACEARDYAQLTELDIKFHQSIVAKSPEQGLMSIWVTLVSRLRRHFLAGFQKPNDPMKVYYEHVAIVAMFRTGKLEPSLQALISNID; encoded by the coding sequence ATGTCCCAGATCGAATCAGCCGCCAATCAGAGCCAGGACATTGTCGAGCAATTACGGATGGAGATCATCACCGGACGTTTTGAAGAAGGCATGCCGTTAAGAGAAGTCAGTCTGGCGGAACGGTTTCAGGTCAGTCGAGCCCCGATTCGTGAAGCGCTCAAGCAACTGGCTCATGAAGGCATGGTGGAATCCAAACCAAACTGCGGTATGCGCGTGGCCCCGGCTTCCTCGGAATCCATGCAGGAGCTGGTGATTCCGCTCCGGCAGACGGTGGAATCCTTTGCTTTGAAGTCCATCTTTTCAGATTTGTCAGAAGAGGATTTTCACGAATGGGAGGAGCTACTTATTGAGATGAGAGCCGCCTGCGAAGCCAGAGACTATGCTCAGCTCACGGAACTGGATATCAAATTCCATCAGTCGATCGTTGCCAAATCACCGGAGCAGGGTCTGATGTCGATCTGGGTGACTCTTGTCTCTCGACTGCGTCGCCACTTCCTGGCAGGATTTCAGAAACCCAATGACCCGATGAAGGTCTACTACGAGCATGTCGCGATTGTAGCCATGTTTCGAACCGGCAAGCTGGAACCATCGTTGCAGGCCCTGATTTCCAATATCGATTAA
- a CDS encoding serine/threonine protein kinase, whose protein sequence is MNSESSSGTIERQETASERITLEVLASRFVEEYRRWLNPSIDAYASACPRYADEIRESFPVLIAMEEWKTNQEFSRLRRQIPADFMISQLGNCHILNEINRDRTSIIYAAAQGQHKRKVAVRLLPWKSDCSLRLQERFLRETRLVYRLSHPNIVSVESTEEDQGYTYAIMQLVPGISLDQVLRGLAQKQTGTVDQAQYEPQAGYLYEEKLPQVLAEFRQNYWRSIANLGLQAANALRFAHSRGTLHCDLRPGNFILNQQGHCWLTGFSLPQHLEGTFRQQRVQSLLNQPPERIQGDMDERSDLYSLGCVLYELATFLPVFESRNSNALIEQILCGRYARPREINREIPPALENIILGCLDRSKQNRYQSADELSVSLVRFLNSRAVKSRMNSESNGCGK, encoded by the coding sequence ATGAATTCTGAATCATCATCTGGGACAATCGAACGGCAGGAAACCGCTTCCGAGCGAATCACACTGGAAGTTCTGGCGTCCCGTTTTGTAGAAGAGTATCGCCGCTGGTTGAATCCCTCTATAGATGCTTATGCGAGTGCCTGTCCGAGATATGCTGACGAAATTCGTGAAAGTTTCCCCGTTCTGATTGCAATGGAAGAGTGGAAAACGAACCAGGAATTTTCCAGGTTACGGAGACAGATTCCGGCTGATTTCATGATTTCCCAGTTAGGGAACTGTCACATATTGAATGAAATCAACCGCGACCGTACTTCAATCATCTATGCCGCTGCGCAAGGCCAACACAAACGAAAGGTCGCTGTCAGACTTTTACCCTGGAAGTCGGACTGTTCTCTTCGATTGCAGGAAAGGTTTCTACGTGAAACACGTCTGGTCTATCGACTCAGTCATCCTAATATTGTTTCGGTTGAAAGCACTGAGGAAGATCAGGGGTATACTTATGCCATAATGCAACTGGTTCCAGGAATCAGTCTGGATCAGGTTCTGCGAGGTCTGGCACAGAAGCAGACAGGAACAGTAGACCAGGCTCAATATGAACCACAGGCCGGTTACCTGTATGAAGAAAAACTGCCTCAGGTGCTGGCAGAATTCAGGCAGAATTACTGGCGGTCGATTGCCAACCTGGGATTGCAGGCAGCCAATGCACTACGTTTTGCTCATAGTCGTGGCACATTGCATTGTGACTTGAGGCCGGGCAATTTTATTCTGAACCAGCAAGGACACTGCTGGCTGACAGGTTTCTCTCTCCCCCAACATCTGGAAGGCACATTCAGGCAACAGAGGGTTCAGTCTCTGTTGAATCAGCCTCCAGAACGTATCCAGGGTGATATGGATGAACGCAGCGATCTCTATTCCCTGGGATGTGTTCTTTATGAACTTGCTACGTTCTTGCCAGTATTTGAATCCAGGAATTCCAATGCTCTCATCGAACAGATTCTCTGTGGGAGATATGCACGCCCGCGTGAAATCAACAGAGAGATTCCACCTGCGCTGGAAAATATCATTCTCGGCTGCCTTGATCGGTCAAAACAGAACCGCTATCAGTCGGCCGATGAACTGAGTGTCTCTCTGGTCCGTTTTCTGAACAGCCGTGCGGTCAAATCTCGTATGAATTCAGAATCGAATGGTTGTGGGAAATGA